From Musa acuminata AAA Group cultivar baxijiao chromosome BXJ3-8, Cavendish_Baxijiao_AAA, whole genome shotgun sequence, one genomic window encodes:
- the LOC135645056 gene encoding uncharacterized protein LOC135645056, with protein MDDGGLASLWGYDESNEELKHKLICAAAEREELRISTRNDLHKANETIGRLMDLLEERTHERDEARRKLQLLLNLMIQPTTVQLPILPLHLPLDIPRMGQSRGSSPADTVDSPQLSSIDMGDPCDGMGISRQLKYSAYEAMSSATVDRLAMKRPLPERGRFQQAVLGAGPLLLNLIFPGPFPQSQVASASVTAHDSPGPLEYNPEGLIPCPLSCPR; from the exons ATGGACGACGGAGGCTTGGCTTCTCTTTGGGGCTACGATGAG AGCAACGAGGAGCTGAAGCATAAGCTCATCTGTGCCGCCGCCGAACGAGAGGAACTACGGATCAGTACCCGCAACGACCTGCACAAGGCCAACGAAACCATCGGGCGCTTGATGGACCTCCTCGAGGAGAGAACCCATGAAAGAGACGAGGCAAGAAGGAAGCTGCAGCTGCTGCTAAACCTGATGATACAACCCACCACGGTCCAGCTCCCTATTCTTCCTCTGCATCTGCCGCTGGATATTCCACGGATGGGTCAATCAAGAGGCTCATCTCCCGCAGACACCGTCGATTCTCCACAGCTCTCAAGCATCGACATGGGTGATCCCTGCGATGGCATGGGCATCTCACGACAGCTTAAGTATTCAGCGTACGAGGCCATGTCTTCTGCTACGGTTGACAGGCTTGCCATGAAGAGACCTCTCCCGGAGAGAGGAAGGTTTCAGCAAGCTGTCCTCGGAGCAGGTCCATTGCTTCTGAATCTTATATTTCCGGGGCCATTCCCACAATCTCAGGTTGCTTCGGCATCGGTCACAGCTCATGATTCTCCAGGGCCATTGGAATACAATCCAGAAGGCCTGATTCCTTGTCCTCTCAGCTGTCCAAGATAA
- the LOC103995436 gene encoding uncharacterized protein LOC103995436 isoform X1 — translation MPSQHLKPSNHLRVARHATLGKERPPLQSPRKRGAMRSGCKSSLGCVDAREPVRANYKILYKWPESDVEFVKSMASGRRGETGGLDGHPGLDERRKRSAGPSVVDSYSCRQLYLRSYTFTKEESVPEKTKRCLRKVKETAAAVPLFSTRNTEKGGSVDMGSKRRRRKEEKENCANTRKLREMTHSALHAVFHRLLFCTASVDVVD, via the exons ATGCCAAGCCAGCATTTAAAGCCTTCAAATCATTTGAGGGTGGCAAGGCATGCAACTTTGGGAAAAGAG AGACCACCACTGCAGAGTCCGAGGAAGAGAGGAGCCATGAGATCGGGGTGCAAGTCTTCCCTCGGCTGCGTGGACGCGCGCGAGCCGGTGAGGGCCAACTACAAGATCCTTTACAAGTGGCCGGAGTCCGACGTCGAGTTCGTGAAGTCGATGGCGTCGGGAAGACGAGGCGAGACAGGTGGCCTCGACGGCCACCCCGGCCTTGACGAGAGGCGGAAGCGGAGCGCAGGTCCCAGCGTGGTGGATAGCTACTCCTGCCGGCAGCTGTACTTGAGGAGCTACACCTTCACCAAGGAGGAGTCGGTCCCGGAGAAGACGAAGCGGTGCTTGAGAAAGGTCAAGGAGACGGCCGCCGCCGTGCCCCTCTTCAGCACCAGGAACACCGAGAAAGGTGGCAGCGTCGACATGGGTAgcaagcggaggaggaggaaggaggaaaaggAGAATTGCGCGAATACGAGGAAGCTGAGGGAGATGACGCACTCCGCGCTGCACGCCGTCTTCCATCGCCTCCTGTTCTGCACCGCCAGCGTCGACGTGGTGGATTGA
- the LOC135646259 gene encoding probable membrane-associated kinase regulator 4 produces MQQLVSLPCDHFTEEEDYIDMDVSSAVDVDLGGGGGGGSTASFICYTMASPPLSKEFEFQMSGNPTEREATTSPADELFYKGKLLPLHLPPRLRMVEKLLESSKHSDGFGEKDVSAAVGGELSAVSDQKQSPWSKKLKSIKQSSLGLKLKASRSYLKSVFIRSRCSDESCAVLQCDERSNGYKKAAKTSPLGQIQQGKYVLEDTNAASLRSTEREKLMEEDLIHRKSFSGASSWSSTTKPSSSSTTSSCSSSLSSSFSSSSSLGVYQPQVLKRSSSVNSEMESSIQGAIAYCKESQQLVGGRKSASDAGLYPLPASRIAAACQARENPRFCRG; encoded by the coding sequence ATGCAACAGTTGGTTTCTCTTCCCTGTGATCACTTTACGGAAGAGGAGGATTACATAGACATGGATGTCAGCTCTGCTGTGGACGTGGAtttgggcggcggcggcggcggcggcagcaccgCCAGCTTCATCTGCTACACCATGGCATCCCCTCCTCTTTCCAAGGAATTCGAATTCCAGATGAGTGGCAACCCGACGGAGAGGGAGGCCACCACCTCCCCCGCCGACGAGCTTTTCTACAAGGGGAAGCTCCTCCCCCTGCACCTCCCTCCTCGCCTTCGGATGGTCGAAAAGCTCCTCGAGAGCTCGAAGCATTCAGACGGCTTCGGAGAGAAGGATGTCTCCGCAGCAGTCGGCGGTGAGCTGAGTGCGGTGTCGGACCAGAAGCAATCGCCTTGGTCCAAAAAGCTCAAGTCCATCAAGCAATCATCGCTGGGCCTGAAGCTGAAGGCTTCTCGATCGTATCTCAAGTCTGTGTTCATCAGATCCAGGTGCTCCGATGAGTCCTGCGCGGTCCTGCAATGCGACGAGCGCTCCAATGGCTACAAGAAGGCAGCAAAGACGAGCCCGCTTGGCCAAATCCAGCAGGGGAAGTACGTACTTGAAGACACCAATGCCGCTAGTCTCAGGAGCACCGAGAGAGAGAAGCTAATGGAAGAGGACTTGATCCACAGAAAGTCCTTTTCTGGTGCCAGTAGCTGGAGCTCCACTACCAAGCCTTCGTCCTCGTCGACGACCTCTTCCTGCTCGTCCTCTTTGTCGTCCTCCTTCTCGAGTTCCAGCTCGCTCGGGGTGTACCAGCCGCAGGTGCTCAAGAGGAGCAGCAGCGTCAACTCAGAGATGGAGAGCTCAATTCAGGGAGCCATTGCTTACTGCAAGGAGTCTCAGCAGCTGGTCGGCGGCCGGAAGAGTGCCAGCGATGCCGGGCTTTATCCATTGCCTGCTTCACGGATTGCTGCAGCTTGTCAAGCTCGAGAGAATCCAAGATTTTGCAGGGGATGA
- the LOC135584654 gene encoding uncharacterized protein LOC135584654, with translation MPNWELKNCCDHDQVAFIVTIGVFTFVILALWRTVLLTPFKLITVFLHETSHALACKLTCGDVEGIQVHANEGGVTQTRGGIYWIILPAGYLGSSFWGMVFILASTNLITTRIAAGCFLLALVVVLFVAKNWLLRGLCIGFIIFIAIIWLLQETTKVHILRYVILFIGVMNSLFSVYDIYDDLISRRVHSSDAEKFAEICPCPCNGVAWGVIWGLISFTFLCGSIYLGLVILS, from the exons ATGCCTAATTGGGAGCTCAAGAACTGCTGCGACCACGACCAGGTTGCCTTCATCGTCACCATCGGCGTCTTCACCTTCGTCATCCTCGCC CTGTGGAGGACGGTGCTGCTCACACCTTTCAAGCTCATCACGGTGTTCCTACACGAGACGAGTCATGCCCTCGCCTGCAAGTTAACATGCGGTGAT GTTGAGGGCATACAAGTGCATGCAAACGAGGGTGGAGTCACACAAACTCGTGGTGGCATCTATTGGATCATTTTGCCAGCTGGAT ATCTTGGCTCATCATTTTGGGGAATGGTCTTCATTCTTGCATCTACGAATCTTATTACGACAAGAATTGCAGCTGGTTGCTTTCTACTTGCATTGGTTGTCGTGCTATTTGTTGCCAAAAAT TGGTTGCTTCGAGGACTCTGTATAG GTTTCATTATATTTATTGCCATTATTTGGCTTCTGCAAGAAACTACAAAAGTCCATATTCTTCGATATGTCATTCTGTTTATCG GTGTCATGAACAGCTTATTTTCAGTCTATG ATATCTATGATGATTTAATATCTCGAAGAGTTCACTCAAGTGATGCCGAGAAATTTGCTGAAATCTGTCCTTGCCCTTGCAATGGTGTTGCATGGGGGGTTATTTG GGGATTAATATCATTTACATTTCTTTGCGGATCCATTTACCTTGGTCTGGTTATTCTGTCTTGA
- the LOC103995439 gene encoding photosynthetic NDH subunit of lumenal location 1, chloroplastic has product MAASHGWLTSLPNQLAVASSVVNHRSAAAASFVVRASSTDASLTEKDCLRRRQVLVGLSSLTAALSWANFASAEDVPENFRAFVDFTDGYAYYYPSDWRDFDYMGHDSAFKDRFAALQHVRVSFIPTEKKDIRDLGSMEEVIFNLVKNIYAAPNQIPSIYEMQERTVDGKNYWTFEYELESPGFSRTAFATIAIGNGRYYTLVVGANERRWTRLRNKLKVVADSFKILDI; this is encoded by the exons ATGGCAGCATCACATGGCTGGCTCACCTCTCTGCCCAACCAA TTGGCTGTCGCAAGCTCTGTCGTCAACCATCGATCCGCTGCGGCTGCTTCGTTCGTCGTCAGGGCGAGCTCGACGGATGCATCACTTACGGAGAAGG ATTGTTTAAGGAGAAGGCAGGTTTTAGTTGGACTCAGTTCCTTGACCGCTGCTTTGTCCTGGGCAAATTTTGCAAGTGCTGAAG ATGTACCGGAGAATTTTCGAGCTTTCGTGGATTTTACAGATGGATATGCATACTATTATCCTTCCGATTGGAGA GATTTTGATTACATGGGCCATGATTCAGCATTTAAAGATCGATTTGCAGCATTGCAACATGTCAGAGTCAGTTTCATTCCTACCGAAAAGAAAGATATTCGTGATTTGGGATCCATGGAGGAG GTCATTTTCAACTTGGTAAAAAATATTTATGCTGCACCAAATCAGATTCCGAGCATATATGAGATGCAGGAG CGAACTGTCGATGGAAAGAACTATTGGACATTCGAATACGAACTTGAATCCCCAGGCTTTTCCCGTACTGCCTTTGCGACAATAGCAATTGGCAATG ggCGGTACTACACATTAGTTGTTGGTGCAAATGAGAGGCGGTGGACTAGACTTCGGAACAAGCTCAAGGTGGTAGCAGACTCTTTCAAGATTCTTGACATATGA
- the LOC103995436 gene encoding uncharacterized protein LOC103995436 isoform X2 → MPSQHLKPSNHLRVARHATLGKESPRKRGAMRSGCKSSLGCVDAREPVRANYKILYKWPESDVEFVKSMASGRRGETGGLDGHPGLDERRKRSAGPSVVDSYSCRQLYLRSYTFTKEESVPEKTKRCLRKVKETAAAVPLFSTRNTEKGGSVDMGSKRRRRKEEKENCANTRKLREMTHSALHAVFHRLLFCTASVDVVD, encoded by the exons ATGCCAAGCCAGCATTTAAAGCCTTCAAATCATTTGAGGGTGGCAAGGCATGCAACTTTGGGAAAAGAG AGTCCGAGGAAGAGAGGAGCCATGAGATCGGGGTGCAAGTCTTCCCTCGGCTGCGTGGACGCGCGCGAGCCGGTGAGGGCCAACTACAAGATCCTTTACAAGTGGCCGGAGTCCGACGTCGAGTTCGTGAAGTCGATGGCGTCGGGAAGACGAGGCGAGACAGGTGGCCTCGACGGCCACCCCGGCCTTGACGAGAGGCGGAAGCGGAGCGCAGGTCCCAGCGTGGTGGATAGCTACTCCTGCCGGCAGCTGTACTTGAGGAGCTACACCTTCACCAAGGAGGAGTCGGTCCCGGAGAAGACGAAGCGGTGCTTGAGAAAGGTCAAGGAGACGGCCGCCGCCGTGCCCCTCTTCAGCACCAGGAACACCGAGAAAGGTGGCAGCGTCGACATGGGTAgcaagcggaggaggaggaaggaggaaaaggAGAATTGCGCGAATACGAGGAAGCTGAGGGAGATGACGCACTCCGCGCTGCACGCCGTCTTCCATCGCCTCCTGTTCTGCACCGCCAGCGTCGACGTGGTGGATTGA